A single Saccharolobus shibatae B12 DNA region contains:
- a CDS encoding methyltransferase has protein sequence MKDKYFIYKKKKFIYNDELDGGASYHANLFIPVLKKLNGKFYKCMEMFAGVGITGLSLVLDNICDHIDLVDINQGVSDYVFYNIKSASLESKARFIISDLFKNVDDHKYDLIIGNPPRIPDPSNVEPSKYLKAVDVDYHIHKEFLKHLYAYLNPAGFALLLEDYNNMPLSKLYGIINSYETYYYEVIKPSFLESFKAVNIAFSGRSISVHKPKNFMFMIYETIRWKNIFYFIRIKIK, from the coding sequence ATGAAGGATAAATACTTTATATATAAAAAGAAAAAATTCATATATAATGACGAACTTGACGGAGGCGCTTCTTATCATGCCAATTTGTTTATTCCGGTATTAAAAAAGTTAAATGGAAAATTTTATAAATGCATGGAAATGTTCGCAGGAGTTGGAATTACTGGCCTCTCATTAGTTCTAGATAATATTTGTGATCATATAGATTTAGTTGACATAAACCAAGGTGTAAGCGATTATGTATTTTATAACATAAAAAGTGCCTCTTTAGAGTCTAAAGCAAGATTTATAATTTCTGATCTTTTTAAGAATGTAGATGATCATAAATATGATCTAATAATAGGTAATCCTCCTCGTATACCAGATCCTTCAAATGTTGAACCATCTAAGTATTTAAAAGCTGTAGATGTAGACTATCATATTCATAAAGAATTTCTTAAACATCTATATGCGTATCTTAATCCAGCTGGCTTTGCGTTATTATTAGAGGACTATAACAATATGCCTTTAAGTAAATTGTATGGCATTATAAATAGTTATGAGACTTATTATTATGAAGTTATCAAGCCAAGTTTCTTAGAATCATTTAAAGCTGTAAATATAGCTTTTTCAGGCCGAAGTATTTCTGTGCATAAACCTAAAAACTTCATGTTTATGATTTATGAAACAATAAGATGGAAAAACATTTTTTACTTTATTAGGATAAAAATTAAGTAA
- a CDS encoding transposase, which yields MDLLATNEVTLYDIQLKELVEGSGQSLTLTLAPKILSDDALLNKSVKEIEKMALEEAEKKSPNYQRGKEVKRKGYARYRFLKGFKIMLEGREVIYKLEWISVKLPVLYGIKGRVKTQVEETLLREERKVFTALMLVYSVLGGKLNAKLWMPQIEASGEFKYIIVDGKCVKLKGGKGVLLSAIGMTKEGKRAVLDIILSVEEDAVGYWKLLVEVWKKHSFILIVADGTKALDRAISLAELQVRRQGCLVHLKRNATKEEREALNVIISSAESGEIKPETCPRLLSYLSAPKELWRWLKSNNLIESFNSLLERRRFGKFHSPWRILQIARTIANNYNLLTCFLVTVIILQYSSFFSLYQKYTQ from the coding sequence GTGGACCTCTTAGCTACGAACGAGGTAACCCTCTACGACATTCAGCTAAAGGAACTCGTAGAGGGATCTGGACAGAGCTTAACCCTCACACTCGCCCCCAAGATATTATCCGATGACGCCTTATTAAACAAATCGGTCAAGGAGATCGAGAAGATGGCCTTGGAGGAGGCTGAGAAGAAGAGTCCTAACTACCAGAGAGGTAAGGAGGTGAAAAGGAAGGGTTACGCGAGGTACAGGTTCCTCAAGGGGTTTAAGATCATGTTAGAAGGGAGAGAAGTCATTTACAAGTTAGAGTGGATCTCGGTGAAATTGCCCGTACTTTACGGAATTAAGGGGAGGGTGAAGACTCAGGTGGAGGAGACTTTGCTGAGGGAGGAGAGGAAGGTCTTCACGGCCTTGATGTTGGTCTATTCTGTGCTGGGAGGTAAGTTGAACGCCAAGCTCTGGATGCCTCAGATCGAAGCGAGCGGTGAGTTCAAGTATATAATAGTTGATGGGAAGTGCGTGAAGCTCAAGGGAGGAAAGGGAGTCCTCCTCTCGGCGATTGGTATGACAAAGGAAGGCAAGAGGGCCGTTCTGGATATAATCTTAAGCGTGGAGGAAGATGCAGTGGGTTATTGGAAACTCTTGGTTGAGGTCTGGAAGAAGCACAGCTTCATTCTTATAGTGGCTGATGGAACTAAGGCGTTGGACAGGGCGATCTCCCTCGCTGAACTTCAAGTAAGAAGGCAAGGATGCTTGGTTCACCTTAAGCGTAACGCGACTAAGGAGGAGAGGGAGGCGTTGAATGTTATCATCTCATCTGCCGAGAGTGGAGAGATTAAGCCGGAGACTTGTCCGAGGCTCTTGAGTTACCTCTCCGCTCCCAAGGAGCTCTGGAGGTGGCTCAAATCCAATAACTTGATCGAGTCCTTCAACTCTCTCTTGGAAAGGCGGAGGTTCGGTAAGTTTCACTCCCCTTGGAGGATACTCCAGATCGCTCGAACCATAGCTAACAACTATAACCTATTAACTTGTTTTCTCGTTACTGTAATAATATTACAATACTCCTCATTCTTCTCGCTTTACCAGAAATATACACAATAA
- a CDS encoding glycosyltransferase, with product MSKPKISVIITAHMRDMYIDKAFQSILRQEFNKKKIEVVLVHKFPYNNKIKNLMERANLLNNFVDYETKSDPLASKMKEGIELSQGDIICFLEDDDAFATEKSNIVTQKFNEIENLGYFHNDHFIMDEQGYILHKSFINRQKSVIIEGINSENFKDQFKKLYEAKSPQFNSSSICMKRDIIRVDWLEKFRGRRTVDVLLFLMAIESKTRLYFSDLKLTYYRVHKKQLSPHLPKDNKYQLILESIRTDEELLREFKDIESMLTQQTSRDILRLYYYLPTRIARFGLLDISTKVNNLKIISDYMYRLISYIGLREAIKVNFQSIGFHYKRSLFLLLYKIMHI from the coding sequence ATGAGCAAACCTAAAATAAGCGTTATAATTACGGCTCACATGCGAGACATGTATATAGACAAAGCGTTTCAAAGTATTTTAAGACAAGAATTTAATAAGAAAAAAATAGAAGTAGTTTTAGTCCATAAATTTCCTTACAATAATAAAATTAAAAATTTAATGGAGAGAGCTAATTTGCTGAATAATTTCGTAGATTACGAAACCAAAAGTGATCCCTTGGCATCTAAAATGAAAGAGGGCATAGAACTAAGTCAGGGTGATATTATTTGTTTTTTGGAGGACGATGATGCATTCGCAACAGAAAAGTCAAACATCGTAACTCAGAAATTCAACGAAATAGAAAATTTAGGATATTTCCATAACGATCATTTTATAATGGATGAGCAAGGATACATATTACATAAATCTTTTATAAACAGACAAAAGAGTGTCATTATAGAAGGTATAAATTCTGAAAATTTTAAGGATCAGTTTAAAAAGCTTTACGAAGCTAAATCTCCCCAATTTAACAGCAGTTCAATCTGTATGAAAAGGGACATTATTAGGGTTGACTGGTTGGAAAAGTTTAGGGGAAGAAGAACAGTAGATGTTTTACTTTTTCTTATGGCAATAGAGTCTAAAACAAGATTATATTTCTCAGACTTAAAACTGACATACTACCGAGTTCATAAAAAGCAATTATCTCCTCATCTACCTAAAGATAATAAGTATCAACTCATACTTGAGTCCATTAGAACTGATGAAGAGTTATTAAGAGAATTTAAGGATATAGAAAGTATGCTCACACAACAAACTAGTCGCGATATACTAAGATTATACTATTATTTGCCCACTAGAATTGCAAGGTTTGGTCTACTTGATATTTCGACTAAGGTAAACAATCTTAAGATAATATCAGATTATATGTATAGATTAATAAGCTACATAGGCCTAAGGGAAGCTATTAAAGTTAATTTTCAGTCTATCGGGTTTCACTATAAGCGATCATTATTTCTATTGTTATATAAGATAATGCATATTTGA
- a CDS encoding FkbM family methyltransferase, translated as MVFNSNRYVEVETITLDELLSSYDLIDLIKIDVEGAELDVIKSGISQLHKVKKIVIEVRNQYESEIDSILIKEGFKKHTRG; from the coding sequence ATCGTCTTTAACTCGAACAGATACGTAGAAGTAGAAACAATAACTTTGGACGAACTTTTATCGTCCTATGATTTGATAGACCTCATTAAAATAGATGTAGAAGGAGCAGAACTAGATGTTATAAAATCTGGTATTAGTCAGCTTCATAAGGTTAAGAAAATCGTAATAGAAGTAAGAAATCAGTATGAAAGCGAGATAGATAGTATCCTCATAAAAGAGGGTTTTAAGAAGCATACTAGAGGATAG
- a CDS encoding glycosyltransferase — protein sequence MAQVIGYKIPNAEYLEEVSDEELRDLYSSALATLYPVDFEYYGYIPVESMASGTPVIAFKYSGGPSETIIDGQTGWLASDEEEFYKLTTRVYNEGYSEEIILNCRKRAELFSIRNQTKLLLSYII from the coding sequence ATCGCCCAAGTTATAGGGTATAAGATCCCAAACGCGGAGTATCTTGAGGAGGTCTCAGACGAAGAATTAAGGGATCTGTACTCTTCCGCTTTAGCTACGCTTTACCCTGTAGATTTTGAATATTATGGTTACATTCCAGTAGAGTCTATGGCTTCTGGAACTCCAGTCATAGCATTTAAGTATTCGGGAGGCCCTTCAGAGACAATTATAGACGGGCAGACTGGATGGCTTGCCTCAGATGAGGAGGAATTCTATAAATTAACAACGAGGGTATATAATGAAGGTTACTCAGAAGAGATAATTTTAAATTGTAGGAAAAGAGCTGAACTCTTTTCGATACGAAATCAGACTAAATTACTACTCTCCTACATAATATAA
- a CDS encoding glycosyltransferase family 4 protein: protein MHINANIPSTIDKMNLALRALRKSIYCENSLSFDAYCIAKICGKKLVTTMQTDIRSYIDGIRIFYNGLKYHFESPLYALKITFTNFNIVKINKIVEDPIIKYLLMITPEMRYLNLNSSKVKILKIGNAFNPEILKFRTNNKEDYLVFWARLYSLKGILEIPYIMKEIVRIYDVKLKLSGQFWSNIEKERFFELIKKLRLEKSIEYMGFLPEEEKYKLVSKAKALVYPTHSDLFPIVILESLALGTPIISYDLVGPRSIYNGLEAVKFIKEFDVKGMAREILKLISMKDEDYFNLIYNKKLDKFLEMHSSWDKVAEGNISILI from the coding sequence ATGCACATAAATGCTAATATACCTTCAACGATAGATAAGATGAATTTAGCCTTAAGAGCTTTAAGAAAATCAATTTACTGCGAGAATTCACTATCTTTTGATGCATACTGTATTGCTAAAATATGTGGTAAAAAATTAGTAACAACCATGCAAACAGATATTAGAAGTTACATTGATGGCATTAGAATATTTTATAATGGTTTAAAATACCACTTTGAATCACCCTTGTACGCTCTAAAGATTACTTTTACCAATTTTAATATAGTTAAAATAAATAAAATTGTAGAAGATCCTATAATAAAATATCTTTTAATGATCACTCCTGAAATGCGATATTTAAACTTAAATAGCAGTAAAGTGAAAATTCTAAAGATAGGAAATGCATTTAATCCAGAAATCTTGAAATTTAGGACGAACAATAAAGAAGATTATTTAGTATTCTGGGCCCGATTGTATAGTTTAAAGGGTATTCTTGAAATACCTTATATCATGAAAGAGATAGTTAGGATATATGATGTAAAACTGAAATTATCTGGCCAATTCTGGAGCAATATTGAAAAAGAGAGATTCTTTGAATTGATTAAGAAATTGCGCCTCGAAAAAAGCATTGAATATATGGGGTTTCTTCCTGAGGAGGAAAAGTATAAGCTAGTAAGCAAGGCCAAAGCTTTAGTTTATCCAACACATTCTGACTTATTTCCCATAGTTATTCTCGAATCCTTGGCCTTAGGAACACCAATAATCTCATATGATTTGGTAGGCCCTAGAAGCATTTATAATGGACTAGAAGCTGTTAAATTCATAAAAGAATTTGACGTGAAAGGAATGGCAAGAGAAATTTTAAAATTGATCTCTATGAAAGACGAGGATTACTTTAATCTAATATATAATAAAAAGTTAGATAAGTTTCTTGAAATGCATAGCAGTTGGGATAAGGTTGCTGAGGGAAATATCTCAATACTTATTTGA
- a CDS encoding glycosyltransferase family 4 protein, translating to MKIALISAKYDFDDISKVTGIGRYARMVYQGLKRKGIDVHTYSFFDYSSVSSFLISTINGFFYNYSNYDIIHFLSPKPFIPLRKGKAVWITTAHDLFFLRYKESRGNLLTARFYMRSLLNSDVIVAVSSLVKEEIERTDYEGKIFVVNPGIDERFFIMPKREKNNNFIKLGYIGRLDHERKNVIRGIRVFKKIKDKNIIFELWGDYNMKSDIFKQILRESKNDSRIKIMGPAPDDKLMEIYDSFDFLFLPTKKEGFGFPIVEAYARGVPVIVFNDAKIPQEVCKYCIRIEDELPNLRELNIDTYTIREYAKNFSLDRMIEKLFEIYNKLINN from the coding sequence ATGAAAATAGCACTAATATCTGCCAAATATGACTTTGATGACATCAGTAAAGTAACTGGAATAGGAAGATATGCTAGAATGGTTTACCAAGGTTTAAAAAGAAAAGGAATTGATGTACATACTTATTCATTCTTTGATTATTCATCAGTATCCTCCTTTTTAATTTCTACTATCAACGGATTTTTTTATAACTATTCAAATTACGATATAATTCATTTCCTATCACCTAAACCGTTTATTCCATTGAGAAAAGGTAAAGCAGTATGGATAACTACTGCTCATGATCTCTTCTTTTTACGTTACAAAGAATCTAGAGGAAACTTATTAACGGCAAGGTTTTATATGAGGAGTTTACTGAACTCTGACGTTATTGTAGCAGTTTCCAGCCTTGTAAAAGAAGAAATAGAAAGAACAGATTATGAAGGGAAAATTTTCGTTGTGAATCCAGGCATTGATGAAAGATTTTTTATCATGCCTAAGAGAGAGAAAAACAACAATTTCATCAAACTAGGTTATATAGGAAGGCTCGATCATGAGAGGAAAAATGTAATAAGAGGAATAAGAGTTTTCAAGAAGATTAAAGATAAGAATATAATATTTGAATTATGGGGAGATTATAATATGAAAAGTGACATTTTTAAACAGATATTAAGAGAAAGTAAAAATGATAGTAGGATTAAGATTATGGGGCCTGCGCCGGATGACAAATTAATGGAAATTTACGATTCATTCGATTTTCTATTTTTACCTACGAAAAAAGAAGGGTTCGGATTTCCCATAGTAGAGGCTTACGCTAGGGGAGTTCCAGTTATTGTATTCAACGATGCGAAAATTCCTCAAGAGGTTTGTAAATATTGCATAAGAATTGAAGATGAGCTACCTAATTTAAGAGAACTAAATATCGACACTTATACAATTAGAGAATATGCAAAGAATTTCTCATTAGATAGAATGATAGAAAAACTTTTTGAGATATATAATAAATTGATAAATAATTAA
- a CDS encoding ISNCY family transposase, translating to MKSEKKLDIARNEFIKSFNYLVGIMRMNGLSRKVAVSLSLMALIGGGASIRNASITLGLNYANLLKALENLENAWRDYLEALSKVIVGPVVVIVDDTFDHKLYSRVEGVASRYGNYFAWCSVHKRFEPGIQVLTIALYDLATGKSYLVGAFPYATRKMWESGMVNEFKTKIEMSAEIIEILKRRFSVCRIVFDSWYWSEKLVKGSVVSELKSNRRLLRVRSLKGEKTLGVEGHPHVGDLPPGSYLADLTLGDRVITVKLLILVYKGNRLNLYATDLNLSDEEIEMTWKIRWEIEKLHRNVKTLSVQDTSFLKRRRLQGYLFLFVMVVNAARDLVSSLNRKSVEELLRFVEIRL from the coding sequence GTGAAGTCCGAGAAAAAGCTGGACATTGCAAGGAACGAGTTCATTAAGTCCTTCAATTACCTGGTTGGAATAATGAGGATGAACGGGTTGAGCAGAAAGGTCGCAGTAAGTTTATCACTCATGGCCTTGATAGGAGGGGGAGCCAGCATCAGAAACGCATCCATCACGCTCGGGTTGAACTACGCCAACTTGTTAAAAGCACTGGAGAACTTGGAGAACGCTTGGAGGGACTACCTTGAGGCGTTAAGCAAAGTAATAGTTGGACCCGTAGTGGTGATAGTTGACGACACATTTGACCACAAACTCTATTCCAGAGTAGAGGGAGTAGCCAGCAGATACGGGAACTACTTCGCGTGGTGTTCCGTGCATAAGAGGTTCGAGCCTGGCATACAAGTCCTCACAATAGCCTTATACGACTTAGCTACAGGGAAGAGCTATCTGGTCGGCGCGTTCCCCTACGCCACGAGAAAGATGTGGGAGAGCGGGATGGTGAACGAGTTCAAGACCAAGATTGAAATGTCTGCGGAAATTATCGAGATCCTCAAAAGGCGCTTCTCTGTATGCAGAATCGTTTTCGACTCTTGGTATTGGTCGGAGAAGCTGGTGAAGGGTAGTGTGGTTTCTGAGTTGAAGTCTAATAGGAGGCTTCTAAGGGTTAGGTCTTTGAAGGGAGAGAAGACGTTGGGGGTGGAGGGTCACCCCCACGTCGGAGATCTCCCTCCAGGGTCTTACTTGGCCGACTTGACCCTAGGAGATCGAGTTATTACAGTAAAATTGTTAATACTGGTATATAAAGGTAACAGGCTGAACTTGTACGCCACTGACCTTAACTTGAGCGATGAGGAGATAGAGATGACTTGGAAGATTAGGTGGGAGATAGAGAAGTTACACAGGAACGTCAAGACCTTGAGCGTGCAAGATACCTCTTTTCTCAAAAGGAGAAGGCTTCAAGGTTATCTGTTCCTCTTTGTGATGGTGGTCAACGCGGCCAGAGACTTGGTCAGTTCCCTTAACCGGAAGAGTGTGGAGGAACTTCTCCGGTTCGTTGAAATACGTTTATGA
- a CDS encoding glycosyltransferase, whose translation MRVLIIGDVYPEYYQGKDISGGSTRSTVFVSKVSSYFDKAYYIPSILGSSFHIENDDKYIDKLYNFASQHNLEIPINISLYKSLNIKSILHLDAINRIAKELERHEFDLIYVTSEIPTDLDLATKIKAKIRGFLIHGSWLEGSYFDEIKYVLSTHNCLNPLYVRKKLLERLFISNYLRRILSRKKFKFAIYINPNSLKRYNIVKYDIYTKRLYPGIAIKLPKDNKNAARDGIVSISTAFTPFKGVCRLVRFLKLLKKENININIKLIGEMTKEFRSKINNIVKNNDLIKIQIFGKINNDEVINYIRTSKIGINFSYRETYSFTTLELIANKVPVIMFRHNDLEEIYRDVKPIIFINNEKELLDTIKKLKEGDLEYLFDDKTKKFLEDHSNWDKVVSNEIDIIKTFL comes from the coding sequence ATGAGGGTTTTAATCATAGGTGATGTTTACCCAGAATATTATCAAGGCAAAGACATTTCTGGAGGTTCTACGAGAAGCACTGTGTTTGTATCAAAGGTTAGTTCATATTTTGATAAAGCATATTATATCCCCAGCATTTTAGGAAGTTCTTTTCATATAGAAAATGATGATAAATATATAGATAAATTATACAATTTTGCATCTCAGCATAACCTAGAAATACCCATAAATATATCATTATATAAGAGCCTTAATATTAAATCTATTCTCCATTTAGATGCAATAAACAGAATCGCTAAAGAATTGGAAAGACATGAATTCGATTTAATTTACGTAACTAGTGAAATACCTACAGATCTAGATTTAGCAACTAAAATAAAAGCGAAAATTAGAGGCTTTCTTATTCATGGATCTTGGTTAGAAGGGAGTTACTTTGATGAAATTAAATATGTATTGTCTACCCATAATTGCTTGAATCCCTTATATGTTAGAAAAAAACTTCTTGAAAGATTATTTATAAGTAACTATCTTAGACGGATTCTTTCTAGAAAGAAGTTTAAATTTGCTATATATATAAATCCTAATTCCCTAAAGCGTTATAATATTGTTAAATATGATATCTACACAAAAAGATTATATCCAGGTATAGCTATAAAATTGCCTAAAGATAACAAAAATGCCGCTAGAGATGGTATAGTGTCTATATCTACAGCATTCACACCCTTTAAGGGAGTTTGTAGGCTTGTAAGATTTTTGAAACTACTAAAAAAGGAAAATATTAATATAAATATCAAATTAATAGGAGAAATGACTAAAGAGTTTCGTAGCAAAATTAATAATATAGTTAAAAATAATGATTTAATCAAAATTCAAATATTTGGTAAAATTAATAATGATGAAGTAATAAATTACATTAGAACCAGTAAAATTGGTATTAATTTTTCATATAGAGAGACCTATAGCTTTACCACCTTAGAATTAATTGCTAATAAGGTGCCGGTAATAATGTTTAGACATAACGATTTAGAAGAAATATATAGAGATGTAAAGCCTATAATTTTCATTAATAATGAAAAAGAACTATTAGATACTATAAAAAAATTAAAGGAAGGAGATTTAGAATATCTATTTGATGACAAAACTAAAAAATTTTTGGAAGATCACAGCAATTGGGATAAAGTTGTTTCAAATGAAATAGATATTATTAAGACCTTTCTTTAA